A region from the Natronoarchaeum mannanilyticum genome encodes:
- a CDS encoding (2Fe-2S) ferredoxin domain-containing protein, with amino-acid sequence MRRCTDAQRDRELTWILVCTNARDGEYASCAEVGGEAVVEAATDWLRDEGLFWTEAAVVETSCLGLCSEDGAAVGFQPRDEWYENVRPADVPTLLAEELASDAD; translated from the coding sequence GTGCGGCGCTGTACGGACGCCCAGCGCGACCGGGAGCTGACGTGGATCCTGGTCTGCACGAACGCCCGCGACGGCGAGTACGCCTCCTGCGCCGAGGTCGGCGGCGAGGCGGTCGTCGAGGCGGCGACAGACTGGCTTCGCGACGAGGGGCTGTTCTGGACCGAGGCGGCGGTCGTCGAGACGTCCTGCCTCGGGCTCTGTAGCGAAGACGGCGCCGCCGTGGGGTTCCAGCCGCGCGACGAGTGGTACGAGAACGTGCGCCCGGCCGACGTTCCGACTCTGCTCGCAGAAGAACTGGCGTCCGACGCCGACTGA
- a CDS encoding cobalamin biosynthesis protein: MSDADENAAAREDADPTPDAPADLLDATRETAYFWGRVAGDGDLESDCVTVRVGDETAADALAAIAGVDERDRNVEARESAHDASIVRFEEEYELQVFGAPADRAGAALGLPLDGQPGGYRFDALAGHRADLLRGLLEACGTICFRESSNSVGISFVHDDERLLETIRSLLADADPDVRGDELSETSSGGYWFGLSDDSDAEAFARWLYAGTDETGLYSAERRTKLRRSVERATGGDVGELS, from the coding sequence GTGAGCGACGCGGACGAGAACGCGGCGGCTCGCGAGGACGCCGACCCGACGCCGGACGCACCGGCGGATCTGCTCGACGCGACGCGCGAGACGGCGTACTTCTGGGGGCGCGTCGCCGGCGACGGCGATCTGGAGAGCGACTGCGTGACGGTCCGGGTCGGCGACGAGACCGCCGCCGACGCCCTGGCGGCGATCGCCGGCGTCGACGAGCGCGACCGCAACGTCGAAGCCCGCGAGTCGGCCCACGACGCGTCGATCGTCCGCTTCGAGGAGGAGTACGAGCTGCAGGTGTTCGGCGCGCCGGCCGATCGGGCCGGCGCCGCACTCGGACTACCCCTGGACGGCCAGCCCGGCGGCTACCGCTTCGACGCGCTGGCCGGTCACCGAGCCGACCTCCTCCGGGGACTGCTGGAGGCCTGCGGAACGATCTGCTTCCGGGAGTCCTCGAACTCGGTGGGGATCTCGTTCGTCCACGACGACGAGCGCCTGCTGGAGACGATCCGCTCCCTGCTCGCCGACGCCGACCCCGACGTTCGAGGCGACGAACTCTCGGAGACCTCCTCGGGCGGCTACTGGTTCGGTCTGTCCGACGACTCCGACGCCGAGGCGTTCGCCCGGTGGCTCTACGCCGGGACGGACGAGACCGGGCTGTATTCGGCCGAGCGACGGACGAAGCTCCGCCGCAGCGTCGAGCGAGCGACCGGCGGTGACGTGGGGGAGCTGTCGTGA
- a CDS encoding CbtA family protein, with amino-acid sequence MLLDSLRRGVGAGAVAGVAYGALLALALNPLVRHAEHAGHDHGHAHAAEPAVSAATTAVASVGGGVLWGLLLGAGFGVAYYLLEPALPGGDAATASVLAAAGFLTISGIPWLALPPVAPGAEHALDAGTRLAVYAGAMAIGATACALSLLAYRRARADRSRIVAATAAAAPFAPIALASLAVPTGTAGPPAALATAFRWLVVFGQVGLWALLAGTFTALRRRADPDAGATLDEFEDNRSTAGA; translated from the coding sequence ATGCTGCTGGACTCGCTGCGCCGCGGCGTCGGCGCGGGCGCGGTCGCCGGAGTCGCCTACGGCGCGCTGCTCGCGCTCGCGCTCAATCCGCTCGTGCGCCACGCTGAGCACGCCGGACACGACCACGGTCACGCTCACGCCGCAGAACCGGCCGTCTCGGCCGCGACGACAGCAGTCGCGAGCGTCGGCGGCGGCGTCCTCTGGGGGCTGCTGCTGGGCGCCGGGTTCGGCGTCGCCTACTACCTGCTGGAGCCGGCGCTCCCCGGCGGAGACGCCGCGACGGCGTCCGTGCTCGCCGCGGCGGGGTTCCTGACGATTTCCGGGATCCCGTGGCTCGCGCTCCCGCCGGTCGCGCCGGGCGCGGAGCACGCGCTCGACGCCGGAACGCGGCTGGCCGTCTACGCGGGTGCGATGGCGATCGGCGCCACCGCGTGCGCACTCTCGCTTCTCGCGTACCGACGCGCCCGGGCGGATCGGAGCAGGATCGTCGCCGCAACCGCCGCCGCCGCGCCGTTCGCGCCGATCGCGCTGGCGTCGCTCGCGGTCCCCACCGGCACCGCCGGCCCGCCCGCGGCGCTCGCGACGGCGTTCCGCTGGCTGGTTGTGTTCGGACAGGTCGGCCTCTGGGCGCTGCTCGCGGGAACGTTCACCGCTCTCCGGCGTCGTGCCGATCCGGATGCGGGCGCGACGCTCGACGAGTTCGAGGACAATCGATCGACCGCGGGGGCCTGA
- a CDS encoding ferredoxin, producing MTTEYRVSLDRDACEGIFACLVRDARFVEAADGLASIEGGDAEAGGDAADAADQPLVASFDDDRIDDARRAAAACPVDAIEVTEL from the coding sequence ATGACTACTGAGTACCGCGTCAGCCTCGACCGGGACGCCTGCGAGGGAATCTTCGCCTGTCTCGTCCGCGACGCGCGGTTCGTCGAAGCCGCGGACGGGCTGGCGTCGATCGAGGGCGGCGACGCGGAGGCCGGAGGGGACGCCGCTGACGCCGCCGACCAGCCCCTCGTCGCATCCTTCGACGACGATCGAATCGACGACGCGCGCCGGGCGGCGGCCGCCTGTCCGGTCGACGCCATCGAGGTGACCGAGCTGTGA
- a CDS encoding CbiX/SirB N-terminal domain-containing protein: MTADAASAPAALDDEAVLLVGHGSRREKSNEQVRDLAADLENRLGVPVDAGFLELAEPSIADAVDALAPTVGRITVVQLSLFAASHVKNDVPLAVQQARSTHEDVTIHSGAHLGVHPAIVDLLDDRAAAVEAEMGVDREVDDVAVVLCARGSSDPDANADAHKLARLLYEGRAFSGVDTAFIGVTEPRLSDALHGVAKRRPDAVVVLPYMLGDGVLTQRVRDRTAEFDDEYPYVDALAGDPLGTDPRLLDVLGDRWQAARTDSVEMSCDTCKYKVELDGYEEDVGGARAMLRALNHQAAHEDREDVDDDPHVHDAPEKRVSVCTNQTCAADGAPAVLERLRQAARDSDQCDVRITRSSCLGRCGEGPMVTVSPDGVWYGDVDADDAERIVSDHLDRDRIVSELVDQTL; the protein is encoded by the coding sequence GTGACGGCCGACGCCGCGAGCGCGCCGGCCGCGCTCGACGACGAGGCGGTGCTGCTGGTCGGGCACGGCTCCCGGCGCGAGAAGTCCAACGAGCAGGTCCGCGACCTGGCGGCCGACCTCGAAAACCGGCTCGGCGTCCCGGTCGACGCCGGTTTCCTCGAACTGGCCGAGCCCTCGATCGCCGACGCTGTCGACGCGCTCGCGCCGACGGTCGGTCGGATCACGGTCGTCCAGCTGTCGCTGTTCGCCGCGAGTCACGTGAAGAACGACGTGCCGCTCGCCGTCCAGCAAGCCCGGTCGACTCACGAGGACGTCACGATCCACAGCGGCGCCCACCTCGGCGTCCATCCCGCGATCGTCGATCTTCTGGACGACCGCGCCGCGGCGGTCGAGGCCGAAATGGGCGTCGACCGCGAGGTCGACGACGTCGCAGTCGTGCTCTGCGCACGCGGCTCAAGCGACCCAGACGCCAACGCCGACGCGCACAAGCTCGCCCGGCTGCTGTACGAGGGCCGCGCGTTCTCGGGGGTCGACACCGCGTTCATCGGCGTCACGGAGCCCCGCCTCTCGGACGCGCTCCACGGCGTCGCGAAGCGCCGCCCCGACGCCGTCGTCGTCCTGCCCTACATGCTCGGCGACGGCGTCCTCACCCAGCGCGTCCGGGATCGAACCGCCGAGTTCGACGACGAGTACCCCTACGTCGACGCGCTGGCGGGCGACCCGCTGGGCACCGACCCGCGCCTGCTCGACGTGCTCGGCGACCGCTGGCAGGCGGCCCGCACCGACAGCGTCGAGATGTCCTGCGACACCTGCAAGTACAAGGTCGAACTCGACGGGTACGAGGAGGATGTCGGCGGCGCGCGGGCGATGCTGCGCGCGCTGAACCACCAGGCCGCCCACGAGGACCGCGAAGACGTCGACGACGACCCACACGTCCACGACGCGCCCGAGAAGCGCGTCTCGGTCTGCACGAACCAGACCTGCGCGGCAGACGGCGCGCCGGCCGTCCTCGAACGCCTGCGCCAGGCGGCCCGCGACTCCGACCAGTGCGACGTGCGCATCACGCGCTCGTCGTGTCTCGGGCGCTGCGGCGAAGGGCCGATGGTGACGGTGTCGCCCGACGGCGTCTGGTACGGCGACGTCGACGCCGACGACGCCGAGCGCATCGTCTCGGACCACCTGGACCGGGATCGGATCGTCTCCGAACTGGTCGATCAGACGCTCTGA
- a CDS encoding DUF3209 family protein encodes MTCHELEALRLGLMNVLGTEDRSARDHAEQELEGELSGPIEGLANAETLSAVQSHLDAALVDLEEEVANADEDSAEYDYLRGRLVAVRDAERAVRRLTEQGEDVLAGLGEAHDVLHETFPADE; translated from the coding sequence ATGACCTGTCACGAACTCGAAGCGCTGCGACTCGGACTGATGAACGTCCTCGGCACCGAGGACCGAAGCGCCCGCGACCACGCGGAGCAAGAACTGGAGGGCGAGCTCTCGGGCCCGATCGAGGGACTGGCGAACGCAGAGACGCTCTCAGCCGTCCAGAGCCATCTCGACGCCGCGCTCGTCGACCTCGAAGAGGAGGTCGCGAACGCGGACGAGGACTCGGCGGAGTACGACTACCTGCGCGGCCGCCTCGTCGCGGTGCGGGACGCCGAGCGCGCGGTCCGCAGACTGACCGAGCAGGGCGAGGACGTCCTCGCGGGGCTGGGCGAGGCCCACGACGTCCTCCACGAGACGTTCCCCGCAGATGAGTAG
- a CDS encoding PQQ-binding-like beta-propeller repeat protein has protein sequence MSSDGRVGGRRDGGEELTVQLGDISPAGTRHMWQRSAVALADELAVVGAAGRLRGVDVNSGAERWSTDLDTEYVVSLATDPAGEAIFAGCRGENGAVAAVDAASGDVLWTYRTAADLGSPQKESLFFLPYVVDVAGDGERFYAAARRYERGGADAAASGDDGVRTFRSAVYAFDPDGSVAWTYRADASTIALDLREGRVAAAYNRCPGDHQCGMVVLDAATGDARLTWDPGTEGQRRVGDAALLDDGGVAVASHGDYRGYRLDERGGIEWSVDLARPTRIGGETLYAYPNHVRATDDTIAFVTGNTYPEEGREAEGRHPDEHSIAVFDADGIPRWRASVGGWVSELAAAGDRIATPCAQHFRDRDPGAHGLQLFGLREGSVDEVGLDGVGTACALDEERVAVIEEPVEYHDGDAVRGSHRVRVLPRQ, from the coding sequence ATGAGTAGCGACGGCCGAGTCGGCGGAAGACGGGACGGTGGCGAGGAACTGACCGTCCAGCTGGGCGATATCTCCCCGGCGGGAACCCGCCACATGTGGCAGCGCTCCGCCGTCGCGCTCGCGGACGAGCTGGCGGTCGTCGGCGCGGCCGGACGCCTGCGCGGAGTCGACGTAAACAGCGGCGCCGAGCGCTGGTCGACCGACCTCGACACCGAGTACGTCGTCTCGCTGGCGACCGATCCTGCCGGTGAAGCGATCTTCGCGGGCTGTCGCGGAGAGAACGGCGCCGTCGCCGCGGTCGACGCGGCGTCGGGCGACGTGCTATGGACCTACCGCACCGCCGCCGACCTCGGATCGCCTCAGAAGGAGAGCCTGTTTTTCCTGCCGTACGTCGTCGACGTCGCGGGGGACGGCGAGCGGTTCTACGCGGCCGCACGGCGGTACGAGCGCGGCGGGGCGGACGCCGCGGCGTCCGGCGACGACGGCGTTCGCACGTTCCGCAGCGCGGTGTACGCGTTCGATCCCGACGGCTCGGTCGCGTGGACGTACCGCGCGGACGCCTCCACGATCGCGCTCGACCTGCGCGAAGGCCGGGTCGCCGCGGCGTACAACCGCTGTCCGGGCGATCACCAGTGCGGGATGGTCGTGCTCGACGCGGCGACGGGCGACGCGCGGCTCACCTGGGACCCCGGAACCGAGGGCCAGCGCCGGGTCGGCGACGCCGCGCTGCTCGACGACGGCGGCGTCGCGGTCGCCAGCCACGGCGACTACCGGGGCTACCGCCTCGACGAGCGCGGCGGCATCGAGTGGTCGGTCGACCTCGCGAGACCGACCCGTATCGGCGGGGAGACGCTGTACGCGTATCCGAACCACGTCCGCGCGACCGACGATACGATCGCGTTCGTCACCGGAAATACGTACCCCGAAGAAGGTCGCGAGGCCGAGGGGCGCCACCCGGACGAGCACTCGATCGCGGTGTTCGACGCCGACGGCATCCCGCGCTGGCGCGCGTCGGTCGGCGGCTGGGTGTCGGAGCTCGCCGCGGCGGGCGATCGGATCGCGACGCCGTGCGCCCAGCACTTCCGCGACCGCGATCCCGGCGCGCACGGGCTCCAGCTGTTCGGCCTGCGCGAGGGATCGGTCGACGAGGTCGGCCTCGACGGCGTCGGAACGGCCTGCGCGCTCGACGAGGAGCGCGTCGCGGTGATCGAAGAGCCGGTCGAGTACCACGACGGCGACGCCGTGCGCGGCTCACACCGGGTGCGCGTTCTGCCGCGGCAGTAA
- a CDS encoding VWA domain-containing protein, with product MVDLPRGKKLSPGGPDRLRFGEIVGQDGLKEALLAVAAADGLDGLLIRGEKGTAKSTAVRGLVDLLPDQRAVADCPFGCPPDDDPAAPGAQCADCRERDDPPVETRPVPLVTLPLGATRERVVGTLSVADALEGDPEFDPGLIARAHRGILYVDEVNLLDDHLVDVLLDAAASGVNRVERDGVSLTHPAAFTLIGTMNPEEGDLRPQLRDRFALQATVTGSEDLDERVAIIDRALGDDADSSDFEVTSKPKAKADRSRDATARHRNRLLDARDRLPDVALPAEFKRRIAELCRDAGVEGHRADVATARAARALAALDDRPRVLESDVRRAAELSLPHRLQSRPFEDAPDPEDVLDDHFEDEGDGGDAEGEDAEASDEGRDESDRGDGADDETADSGSADGSPDGGVDSTDSGGNGDVESGPDGAGSDNRDRGGSETGASSSSGGDSDRNESSGGGDRNDGGSGESDGDEPDDDADDADETATPLLPGQDRAGIGDARAPSVDAESEVADERSGASAGAGSRRGVPSTNGEGARIRTERAAVEDAVDAAASVRAAAARGADAVDSRDLRRSVRSANESALVVFALDASASMRGPMRAAKGVVMELLRDAYEQRDEVAVVAFAGEDADVLLPPTDSVSAAARHLKELPTADRTPLPAGLAAAAEVLDRADPAVGVVVLVTDGRANAGGESPTAATREAARRLADRGDSAVVVDAGDSTDRSALTADVARICGGDRVPLDDLTPERVEDAVARAHDRD from the coding sequence ATGGTTGATTTACCGCGCGGCAAAAAGCTGTCGCCGGGCGGCCCCGACCGGCTCCGGTTCGGCGAGATCGTCGGACAGGACGGGCTCAAGGAGGCGCTGCTGGCGGTCGCGGCGGCCGACGGGCTCGACGGACTCTTGATCCGCGGCGAGAAGGGGACCGCCAAGTCCACCGCGGTCCGGGGGCTGGTCGACCTGCTGCCCGACCAGCGCGCCGTCGCGGACTGCCCCTTCGGCTGTCCGCCGGACGACGATCCGGCGGCGCCCGGCGCGCAGTGCGCAGATTGCCGGGAGCGCGACGACCCGCCCGTCGAAACTCGTCCCGTGCCGCTGGTGACGCTCCCGCTGGGCGCGACCCGCGAGCGCGTCGTCGGGACGCTCTCGGTCGCCGACGCGCTGGAGGGCGACCCCGAGTTCGACCCCGGCCTGATAGCGCGGGCCCACCGCGGGATCCTCTACGTCGACGAGGTGAACCTGCTCGACGACCACCTCGTCGACGTGCTGCTCGACGCCGCCGCGAGCGGCGTCAACCGCGTCGAGCGCGACGGCGTTAGTCTCACTCACCCCGCCGCGTTCACGCTGATCGGCACGATGAACCCCGAGGAGGGCGATCTGCGGCCGCAGCTGCGCGACCGGTTCGCGCTGCAGGCGACCGTCACCGGCAGCGAGGACTTAGACGAGCGTGTCGCGATCATCGACCGGGCGCTGGGCGACGACGCCGATAGTTCGGATTTCGAAGTGACTTCGAAACCCAAAGCAAAAGCCGATCGCTCCCGAGACGCGACAGCGCGCCACCGCAACCGCTTGCTCGACGCCCGCGACCGGCTTCCCGACGTCGCGCTGCCCGCGGAGTTCAAGCGCCGAATCGCCGAACTCTGCCGAGACGCCGGCGTCGAGGGCCACCGCGCCGACGTCGCGACCGCGCGAGCGGCCCGCGCGCTGGCGGCGCTCGACGACCGGCCGCGCGTCCTGGAGTCCGACGTGCGCCGCGCCGCCGAACTCTCCCTGCCCCACCGCCTCCAGTCCCGGCCGTTCGAGGACGCGCCGGACCCCGAGGACGTGCTGGACGACCACTTCGAGGACGAGGGAGACGGCGGGGACGCAGAGGGCGAAGACGCCGAAGCCAGCGATGAGGGACGCGACGAGTCCGATCGAGGCGATGGTGCGGACGACGAGACGGCCGATTCCGGGAGCGCGGACGGATCGCCGGACGGGGGCGTCGATTCGACGGATTCCGGCGGAAACGGTGACGTCGAGTCCGGCCCGGACGGCGCAGGTTCCGATAACCGCGATCGCGGCGGCAGCGAGACCGGCGCTTCGTCGAGCAGTGGCGGTGACAGCGACCGAAACGAATCGAGCGGCGGCGGTGACCGCAATGACGGCGGTTCGGGCGAGAGCGACGGCGACGAGCCTGACGACGACGCTGACGACGCCGACGAGACCGCCACCCCGCTACTTCCCGGACAGGACCGCGCCGGGATCGGCGACGCGCGAGCGCCGTCGGTCGACGCCGAAAGCGAGGTTGCAGACGAACGATCGGGCGCAAGCGCTGGCGCCGGATCGCGCCGCGGCGTCCCGTCGACGAACGGCGAGGGCGCCCGGATCAGAACCGAACGCGCGGCGGTCGAGGACGCCGTCGACGCCGCGGCGTCGGTGCGCGCGGCGGCGGCCCGCGGCGCGGACGCCGTCGACTCGCGGGACCTGCGCCGATCGGTGCGAAGCGCGAACGAGTCGGCGCTGGTCGTGTTCGCGCTGGACGCCAGCGCGTCGATGCGCGGGCCGATGCGGGCGGCCAAGGGCGTCGTGATGGAATTGCTGCGGGACGCCTACGAGCAGCGCGACGAGGTCGCAGTCGTGGCGTTCGCCGGCGAGGACGCCGACGTGTTGCTGCCGCCGACCGACAGCGTGAGCGCGGCCGCCCGGCACCTCAAGGAGCTGCCGACCGCCGATCGGACGCCGCTGCCGGCCGGGCTCGCCGCCGCCGCGGAGGTACTGGACCGGGCCGACCCCGCGGTCGGTGTCGTCGTGCTGGTCACGGACGGACGCGCGAACGCCGGCGGCGAGAGCCCGACCGCGGCGACCCGCGAGGCCGCGCGACGCCTTGCCGACCGCGGCGACAGCGCCGTCGTCGTCGACGCCGGAGATTCCACCGATCGGTCGGCGCTGACCGCCGACGTCGCCCGGATCTGCGGCGGCGACCGCGTCCCGCTGGACGACCTGACGCCCGAGCGCGTCGAGGATGCCGTCGCGCGGGCGCACGACCGGGATTGA
- a CDS encoding CbtB domain-containing protein encodes MTQTDTVRSRIARARTDVTPTAAALALGLTLALGFTLLFLQEPLAHDSLHNFRHAAGITCH; translated from the coding sequence ATGACGCAGACCGACACCGTTCGCTCCCGGATCGCACGCGCCCGGACCGACGTGACGCCGACGGCCGCCGCGCTGGCGCTCGGACTGACGCTCGCGCTCGGGTTCACCCTCCTGTTCCTGCAGGAACCGCTCGCGCACGACTCGCTGCACAACTTCCGCCACGCCGCGGGCATCACCTGCCACTGA